In Nostoc piscinale CENA21, the genomic stretch AACTACACCGCTATCATCTTGACTAATATCAAGCCGCCCTAAACAATCTTTGCTAAAAATTGGCTCCTCAATAAAATATACATGCCTTCCTTGGGCAAAGCGACTTAAAAGATGTTGGGGTCTTTGATAGACAAAATTCCATCGCAAATGAGATAGGCAAACTATATCAGGTGTATCAACTTTGTTTTTTTGATATTCTTTTTTACTAGCAGATAAATCAGGTGGTGATATACTTAAAGCTTGTTTTTTTGATAATTCTGATAAGTTTGTTTCATTCAATTCCGGTGATTTTAGATGATTGAAACTATTAACTTTAATTCTAGATTTCTTTTGTGTCATATTTCCAACAACTAGATTTATATTTTGTAACCAAGTAAAAAATTGCCAACAACATCGGCAAATAAAAGGATAAAGCTTTAACTATTTGTTTACTGCTGAGTCATAAAATAGTTAAATACATATCTCTGCAATTAATTTGTAGATACTGCATATCTTCTTATTAATACCTAATAATAAATAGTTTTTATTATCTATACTTCTGCCTATGGATACATAGTTTGATTTGTATCTTAAAAACTATCATTTAAATTAGTAAATAAATTAAATATTTTATGAGTACTCTAATAAATAAAACAAAATACCTAATATTAGATAGTTTAAATTTTATATTTAATTTTTTCTTGTATTTTAGCTAACAATTACTTGTAAAATATCTGCCTTACTCTTGAGAGATGTGAATGTTAGGCATCCCTAGTAATGTACTGATTGTCATAGCACTGTTAGCTAGTATTTGTGATGCAAGTTTTTAGTTATGCGAAATTTACTTAACTTACTATCACATAAGTATCCTGAATTGGGGCAAGCTCAACAATATGAAAAGGATAGTATGATTATTTAAGAAGTTTAAAATACGGTTCGGTTAACAAGTTTACCTATTGAAGTGAGCAGCGAAACAAGAAGAATCAATAATCAGGATTGTCCCTTCACTAACAGCATTGCCAAAAATAACTTTAGGCTGCATCATTCATCTCAAAGTTAGGAACTAAAATTTTCCCTGTATAACCTGCATTTTTATATTGCTCAAGAACTTGAGTGGCAGCTTTTTCTTTGCCTAATGCTACCAACGCCACACAAGCACCCCCAAAACCTGCACCTGTTAGCCTTGCACCAAATACGCCTGGAGTTTTCTGAAGAATTTCTACCAATGTATCCAAGGCTGGCACAGAAACTTCATAATCATCCCGCAAACTAGCATGAGATGCGTTCATCAACTCGCCAAAACGCTCAGGTGTTACTCCTTGCACAACTTCCAAGACACGATTATTTTCTGTCACGACATGACGAGCGCGGCGGTTTAATGGTTCTGGTAATGTTTCTGTCACTTGAGGATCAGCGATGTCTCTGAGTGCCTTAACTCCTAGCAAGTGCGCTGTTTCCTGACACTCTGCTCGACGTTGGTTATACCCGCTAATTGCTAGGGTGCGGGGTACACCACTATCTATAACTAAAATCTTTGTTTTGTTGGGTAAAGGAAGTAAACGACGTTCTAAAGTTCGGGTATCCAAAAACAAAATATGTTGAGTGTCAGCCAGACTAGAAGCCATTTGATCCATAATGCCGCATTGTACACCTGCATAGTGAATTTCTGCTTGTTGGGCAAGTTGAGCAATTTCCACATCATCTATTGGGAGGTGCAAAAGTTGGCGACTTGCTTTTAGTGTTGCGACTTCTAAAGCTGCACTGCTAGATAATCCAGAACCCATCGGAACCGATGAGTGGACGTACACATTCAGCGAAGGAACAGTGTAGCCTGCTTGTTTTAAAACTTCAATACAACCAAAAATATAACTAGCAAATCCAGAAGGACTATGATTAATATCTAAAATACTGACACGCTCTTGAAGATTTTCTGAATAAAAATGATGTTGTCCATCATCACTCAAACTCAGCTGTATCGTTGTTTGTTGAGGAATTGCTGTTGGCAGAACAAAACCATCGTTGTAGTCGGTATGTTCGCCCAGTAAATTCACTCTTCCCGGTGCGTTAGCTTGCGTTTCTGGAAGTTTACCAAATACGTGTTGAAAATTCATAACTTTTTAAAAGCTGATATTTGAATTCTGCCTAACCTAAAACAAAAAATGATGTATTGGTTAATAAATATTTGGAAATGTATTTGAATTATTTTTCAAATTTCTAAAGGCACTGCACGCAATCTTCCCTCCACCTCAACATTAGGAAAGTTAGGGTCAAAAGTTAGGTTTTCTAGCTTTTCATCTTTGAGAATGACAAAAGTATCTTCAATTTTTGCTCCTGGTAAACTAGGATTCCAAGCAATAGCCTTATTTTCTGTCAAAGCTTCCGTTGTATGTGGATTTGCCACAATTTCTCGCGCTAGATAGCCTGTGGTTCCTCCTTGATGATG encodes the following:
- the galK gene encoding galactokinase, with protein sequence MNFQHVFGKLPETQANAPGRVNLLGEHTDYNDGFVLPTAIPQQTTIQLSLSDDGQHHFYSENLQERVSILDINHSPSGFASYIFGCIEVLKQAGYTVPSLNVYVHSSVPMGSGLSSSAALEVATLKASRQLLHLPIDDVEIAQLAQQAEIHYAGVQCGIMDQMASSLADTQHILFLDTRTLERRLLPLPNKTKILVIDSGVPRTLAISGYNQRRAECQETAHLLGVKALRDIADPQVTETLPEPLNRRARHVVTENNRVLEVVQGVTPERFGELMNASHASLRDDYEVSVPALDTLVEILQKTPGVFGARLTGAGFGGACVALVALGKEKAATQVLEQYKNAGYTGKILVPNFEMNDAA